A single window of Methanothermobacter marburgensis str. Marburg DNA harbors:
- the cfbE gene encoding coenzyme F430 synthase, with protein MTKDLKNVSKPLVVDLTHGGVTIARELKKIADHVLAWDIYGTLKGSDHEMLLEMGIDEVDGPVTGSTVIAPVHCPVKADITHHEITGLLLGPWKEARGIPVVEVTGVKGKTSAVWILRKIMENLNPLILSSLGSYAGSELLRRDISITPASMIETVKLAGPRDYGSAIFEVSLGGTGLADVGVLTNIAEDYTIRRGTSRASSAKRQIFKSRMVCCDLQAFNRYYRNFGDKTNTFSVDAGASVHATDIRYGLDSTVASVSVEDLKTIDGDRINTEFGIETFAPAEHHLSNVLAAVSAALTLNLDVRDIRRRVKGFQGIPGRTSIRKLDGSSIIEEVNPGLNVKAVEYTLKMAEDLPDPAVIIGGRYGVTCEDIDEDRLSGVLREFSDLNIMFTDELGYSIMRKTRKNSPYFKSPDDALKAALEHETVILIYRSEYRDLSRR; from the coding sequence ATGACCAAAGATCTGAAAAATGTTTCAAAACCCCTTGTTGTTGACCTCACACATGGTGGAGTTACCATTGCCCGTGAACTGAAAAAAATAGCGGACCATGTCCTGGCATGGGACATATACGGGACACTGAAGGGCTCTGACCATGAAATGCTCCTTGAAATGGGCATCGATGAGGTCGATGGTCCCGTTACTGGATCCACTGTAATAGCACCTGTTCACTGCCCGGTTAAAGCAGATATAACCCACCATGAGATAACAGGCCTTCTGCTGGGCCCCTGGAAGGAAGCACGTGGGATACCTGTGGTTGAGGTTACAGGCGTAAAGGGTAAGACCAGCGCGGTATGGATACTCAGAAAGATCATGGAGAACCTGAATCCTCTCATCCTGAGCAGCCTGGGGTCCTATGCGGGTTCTGAACTCCTGAGGAGGGATATAAGCATAACCCCCGCCAGTATGATTGAGACCGTGAAGCTTGCAGGTCCCCGTGATTATGGTTCAGCCATCTTTGAGGTCTCCCTTGGTGGCACGGGCCTTGCAGATGTGGGTGTGCTGACAAATATAGCCGAGGACTACACCATAAGAAGGGGCACATCAAGGGCCAGTTCCGCCAAGAGGCAGATATTCAAAAGCAGAATGGTCTGCTGCGACCTTCAGGCATTCAACAGGTACTACCGGAATTTTGGGGATAAAACAAACACATTCTCGGTTGATGCTGGTGCCAGTGTCCATGCCACCGATATCAGGTACGGCCTTGATTCCACGGTGGCCAGTGTCAGTGTGGAGGACCTTAAGACCATTGATGGTGACCGGATCAACACAGAGTTTGGAATTGAAACATTTGCACCGGCAGAGCACCATCTATCAAACGTCCTTGCCGCGGTCAGCGCCGCTCTCACACTTAACCTGGATGTGAGGGACATCCGGAGGAGGGTTAAGGGCTTCCAGGGGATACCTGGCCGCACATCAATCAGAAAACTGGATGGCTCAAGCATAATAGAGGAGGTGAACCCTGGTCTGAATGTGAAGGCCGTCGAGTACACACTGAAAATGGCAGAGGACCTCCCTGATCCTGCCGTGATCATAGGTGGAAGGTACGGGGTTACCTGTGAGGATATAGATGAGGACAGACTCTCTGGAGTTCTCAGAGAATTCAGTGACCTCAACATCATGTTCACCGATGAACTGGGGTACAGTATAATGAGAAAAACCCGTAAAAACAGCCCCTACTTTAAGTCCCCTGATGATGCACTGAAGGCTGCCCTTGAACATGAAACCGTGATCCTGATTTACAGGTCAGAGTACCGTGACCTCTCAAGAAGATGA
- the hemC gene encoding hydroxymethylbilane synthase codes for MIAGTRGSRLALVQTDHVIDMLSEICGERIERRIIKTKGDRIKDSQLYSMDSRGLFTRELDIAVLEEEVDFAVHSLKDVPSDLDPELVIAAVPPRESPNEVLVSRFDWDELPPAAKLGTSSLRREAFCNHHQKNFKMEPLRGNIDTRIRKVMEGEVHATIMAEAGLKRLGLENYIKKRFTLEYFTPAAGQGALAVITRRDSELMVSIEKITHYPSHQEVTAEKTLLRELGAGCQCPLGVIARASDGKINLYAVLLTRDGEILKRVNVKGSVDKAEEIGKKAAKEMEDYI; via the coding sequence TTGATAGCTGGAACAAGGGGGAGTCGCCTGGCACTGGTGCAGACCGACCACGTCATTGATATGCTCAGCGAAATCTGCGGTGAAAGAATCGAAAGGAGAATCATAAAGACAAAGGGTGACAGGATAAAGGATTCCCAGCTTTACAGTATGGACTCAAGGGGCCTCTTCACAAGGGAACTTGACATAGCAGTCCTTGAGGAGGAGGTTGACTTTGCCGTCCACAGCCTCAAGGACGTCCCCAGTGACCTTGACCCCGAACTTGTGATCGCAGCGGTACCCCCACGGGAATCCCCCAATGAGGTTCTTGTATCCCGTTTTGACTGGGATGAACTTCCCCCTGCTGCTAAACTTGGAACAAGCAGTCTCCGGAGGGAAGCATTCTGCAATCACCACCAAAAAAATTTTAAGATGGAGCCCCTAAGAGGAAATATAGATACCAGGATACGAAAGGTGATGGAAGGGGAGGTCCATGCAACCATAATGGCCGAGGCGGGTTTAAAGCGTCTAGGACTCGAAAATTACATTAAAAAAAGATTCACACTGGAATACTTCACACCCGCCGCTGGGCAGGGGGCTCTGGCTGTTATAACAAGAAGGGACAGCGAATTGATGGTTTCAATTGAGAAAATAACCCATTACCCCTCCCACCAGGAGGTCACAGCCGAGAAGACTCTCCTCAGAGAACTGGGTGCCGGCTGCCAGTGCCCACTTGGGGTTATAGCAAGGGCCTCTGATGGAAAGATCAATCTCTATGCTGTTCTTCTAACAAGAGATGGTGAGATACTCAAAAGAGTTAATGTTAAAGGATCTGTTGATAAAGCAGAGGAAATCGGTAAAAAAGCTGCCAAAGAAATGGAGGATTATATTTGA